A window of the Lactobacillus amylovorus DSM 20531 genome harbors these coding sequences:
- a CDS encoding AbiA family abortive infection protein, translating to MEDTTNYLFHISKKVWKDTCNMYFKISSGSLRNYLQLYPFSKMTWNDKQYLMNDKFYSKYIKNGAIVQFTDVMRITDNYLLKKDGSFRDSTLLSPILFLVLQAIGKEISLKYQNTRSTQIATYYSGNYSSMNAKYSKEYSYFYRECKRCATKYDYFIKTDISSFFVNINVDKLIEKIKVNCNDSVQLNQLKIYKEFLQYCGKGKFPLVENSIASSYLATVVYLNDSDNRLIDYLTNNLNIADFKIVRYVDDLYIFSNEFDIRSFHKIRNKYSSYLKKEDLAINSEKTKFLRSDELENEIKTSFYGEDQIKIVDDSDLNLNNIRDRFLQFLKSLNDLLADNELDYKEYKKIIDSSFKSDSNLVPDELFNKIIYDKKINSGATSVYQDPYILSELSKLIAYDDFFWVDPKRLFIMFLNTKDGKLIKPILSMLGKKKAEEWTFYDLVMAITYLTHRRTSFRNFYSHIYNIDHNLATYLDYDYTGNFKSQFESVAINNLITVTDADITSGWISYYLYFESIIEYSKNNILTSYAFFKNYFDRTTANIDFYFDENKRKRMKRRGRKGKGKGKGSIYSGYYKKQQLQKVYRILNKQNETDEIISKANDLRNNNPLSHAAAQLLLDIDNPSEPKTEELIATMRSLFKLLVELCNYYINKRYN from the coding sequence ATGGAAGATACTACAAACTATTTATTTCATATTTCTAAAAAGGTTTGGAAGGATACATGTAACATGTATTTTAAGATTAGTTCGGGATCATTAAGAAATTACTTACAACTTTATCCATTTTCTAAAATGACTTGGAATGATAAGCAATATCTCATGAATGATAAATTTTATAGTAAATATATAAAAAATGGAGCAATAGTACAATTTACTGATGTTATGAGGATTACAGATAACTATCTCTTAAAAAAGGATGGTAGTTTTCGGGATTCAACACTATTATCACCAATATTATTCTTAGTTCTTCAAGCTATAGGAAAAGAAATTTCGTTGAAATATCAAAATACTAGGAGTACTCAGATTGCAACTTATTATTCAGGTAATTACAGTTCAATGAATGCCAAATATAGTAAAGAATATAGTTATTTTTATCGTGAATGTAAAAGATGTGCGACAAAATATGATTATTTCATAAAAACAGATATTTCTAGTTTTTTTGTTAATATTAACGTTGATAAATTGATAGAAAAAATAAAAGTGAATTGTAATGATAGTGTTCAATTAAATCAACTAAAAATATATAAAGAATTTTTACAATATTGTGGAAAGGGAAAATTTCCATTAGTTGAAAATAGTATTGCAAGTTCCTATTTGGCAACAGTCGTTTATTTAAATGATAGTGATAATAGACTTATAGATTATTTAACTAACAATTTAAATATTGCAGATTTTAAAATAGTACGATATGTTGATGATTTATATATTTTTTCAAATGAATTTGATATAAGAAGCTTTCATAAAATTAGAAATAAATATTCTTCATATTTAAAGAAAGAGGATTTAGCAATAAATAGTGAGAAAACTAAATTTTTACGATCAGATGAATTAGAAAATGAAATTAAAACCTCTTTTTATGGTGAAGATCAAATTAAAATTGTTGATGATTCTGATTTGAACTTAAATAATATTAGAGACAGATTTCTTCAATTTTTAAAATCTTTGAATGATCTTTTAGCTGATAATGAATTAGATTATAAAGAATATAAAAAGATAATTGATAGTTCATTTAAAAGTGATAGTAATTTAGTTCCAGATGAGTTGTTTAATAAAATAATTTACGATAAAAAGATAAATTCAGGGGCAACTTCTGTATATCAAGATCCTTATATATTAAGTGAACTTTCAAAGTTGATAGCATATGATGACTTCTTTTGGGTAGATCCCAAAAGATTATTCATTATGTTCTTGAATACTAAGGACGGTAAACTAATAAAGCCTATTTTAAGTATGTTAGGGAAGAAAAAAGCTGAAGAATGGACATTTTATGATTTAGTTATGGCAATAACTTATTTGACTCATAGAAGAACCTCATTTAGAAACTTTTACTCGCATATTTACAATATTGATCATAATTTGGCTACCTACTTAGATTATGATTATACTGGTAATTTTAAATCCCAGTTTGAAAGTGTTGCTATAAATAATTTAATTACAGTTACTGACGCCGATATTACTTCAGGTTGGATCTCCTACTATTTGTATTTTGAATCGATAATAGAATATTCTAAGAACAACATACTAACAAGTTATGCATTTTTTAAAAATTATTTTGATAGAACAACTGCAAATATTGATTTCTATTTTGATGAGAATAAAAGAAAAAGAATGAAGAGGAGAGGAAGAAAAGGAAAAGGAAAAGGAAAAGGATCTATTTATAGTGGGTATTATAAGAAACAGCAACTGCAAAAAGTTTATCGTATTTTGAATAAGCAAAATGAAACAGATGAGATAATCTCAAAGGCGAATGACCTAAGAAACAATAATCCACTTTCTCATGCAGCAGCTCAGTTATTGCTTGATATTGATAATCCAAGTGAACCCAAAACGGAAGAGCTAATTGCTACCATGCGATCATTGTTTAAATTATTAGTGGAGTTATGCAACTATTACATAAATAAGCGGTATAACTGA